GGCTCAGGGAGCGCAGATGATGACCGAGTCGACCTCCAGGTCCTGCGGGTCATAGACCGCCGCGGTGTCGGGCCCGACGTTCCAGGTCCCCTCCGGCTGCACGGCGAAGTCGATATAGGGGCGCCACCCGTCGGCGAGCGCCGTGCGGAAGGCCGCGTCGGTGACCCGGCCGTTGAAGCCAGACGTCTGGTAGGTCGCGGTCCGCACGAGGATGCGCGTCGAGCCCAGGCTGTCCCGGTAGTAGTAGCGGGCGACCGCGGGAGTCGCGCCGGCGTCCCACTCGACCTCCCAGACATGCGAGGCCGTGACCAGGTTGGCGAACGGGCCGACCTCGTTGTTCGAGGTGTGGATCATCGGGCTGGAGCCGACGTGCGTGGTGGCCGAGAACCTGTTCGGGTCATTGGCCGTGCCCTTGGGGGAGTCCCACCAGGTCTCGATGAGGTCGAGCTCGCCATAGCGCGCATCGCCGAAGCTGTTGCGGGCCCAGAGCGCGGGGAACGTGCCGGGCATGGGCGGCGGCATCTTCGCGTGGAAGGCCATCAGCCCCTTGCCGGGGGCGAAGGTGCCCTTCCCCTTCAGCCAGGCGCCCGAGTAGTAGTTCGTCCCCGCGCACCGGGCGGGGTTCTCCGGCGTGATGTTGGGGTAGGGGTCCACGCAGTGGCGCTTGGAGGACACCTTCAGCCTGCCGCCCTCGACCTTCACGTTGGCGCGGAGCATCTTGGTGAGCTGGGTGAACGCGCCCCCGCTGGGGTTGTTGTTCCCCTGGATGACGTCCCACTTCGTGGCGTCGAGGGCGCTCCCGTCGAAGTCGTCACGGAACAGCTCGCGGGTGAACCCCGCCGGGCATTCGAGCGTGGTGACAGGGCTGGCGCGCCCGGTGACGTCGAGCCAGATGATGGAAGAGACCAGCGAGCCCGCCGCCGCGCTGTTCTCGAAGAGCAGCTCGGTGCGCAGCAGCCCGGCGTCCGCGACGTCCAGGTTGGCGAACGTGTCGCTGAAGTTCCCCGGCGTGGTGCCCAGGACGTGCAGGGGCCCCGTGCCGAGCAGCGTCGCTCCCTCGTAGAGCTTCACGCGGAGCGTGCCGGTGCCGCCGTTGATGGCCCAGCCGTCGTAGTTCACGACGACGTTCGATGCGCCGCCGGGCACCGCGCTGTCTTGATAGCCCAACGTCAGGCTCGAGGACGCCCGGGCCGGAGCGCTGCGCGCGAACGAGCCGCCCCGGTCGCTCGCCGCGAAGGAGACCCCGTCATCCATCAAGCCGTGGATGGGCGCGCTCCCTCCGCCCGCCCAGATGCCGCTCATGGCCTCGTCGCGGGTGGGGGACAGGCTCGATGAGACGAGCGCCGAGGTGACGGTCTCACCCGTCTCGACGCCGTTGCCCTCCTCGGAGGGGGTGCCCTGGCACGCCGCCAGGTATGCGAGGGAGAACACAGGCAGAAGCCGGAGCGGACGTAGCGCTCTGTTCATGAAGAGGATCCTTGGTGGGCACCGCGCTGGGAATCGCAGACGTGCGACACGTCATGCAGCGCGGTTGCATGAAGGATAGTGCCCAGGGCTTTCTGACTCCGTCAAGGGACGGCTCCGCTTGTCTTCAAGTGCGCGTCGCAATCCGGAAGACTTCTCCATCAGGGGCGGAACCATTGAGGCCGGGCATGCCATGATGGGGGGATGAAATCTGCGTTCAAGGGGGAGCAGGCGAAGGCCGTGCTTTCGCGGTGGCACGAGCGCTTTCGCGGGCGCCTGCGGGTGCCCACCGAGAGTCGGATGGTGAAGACCCGCCTTGGTGACACGCATGTGCTGGTGGGCGGGCCGGAAGGAGGGCCCGAGGTCGTCGTGCTTCACGGCGCGCTCGCGAGCTCCGCCCATGTGCTCCACGAGTTGGCGCCGTTGATGGAGCGATTCCGTCTCCACGCGGTGGACGTCGTCGGCCAATCGGTGAAGAGCGCGGACGTGCGGCCCTCGGTGTCCAACAACGCGTATGGCGAGTGGCTGCGAGACGTCCTCGACGGGTTGTCGCTCCAGCGCCCGCACGTGGTGGGGGTGAGCTGGGGCGGCTTCGTGTCCATCCGGCTCGCGGCCTGCGCCCCTGAGCGCATCGACAGACTCGTCCTGCTGTTCCCCGCGGGGGTGGTGAACGGCTCGCACTGGGAGGGACTCACCAAGGTGGCCCTCCCGATGATGCTCTACCGGATGTCCCCGACCGAGCGGCGCTTGAAGGCCTTCGTGCGACACCTGCTCACGACCACGGATGACGACTGGGCGCCCTTCCTCGGTGACGCCGTGCGGGCCTGCAACATGGACATGCGCGTCCCCGCGCTCGCGACGCCCGAGGAGCTCACGCGGTTGACGTCGCCCACCCTCGTGCTGGCCGGTGACGGGGATGTGAGCTTCCCGGGCGCGAAGCTGCTCGCCCGCGCGCGAGTGCTCTTCCCGACACTCGCCGACCAGGAGCTCATCGAGGACTGTCGGCACTGCCCGCCGACGACGGACGCCTTTCGTCAGTGGCTGGCCGTGCGAATCGGTGACTTCCTGCGGGCAAGCCGACCCGTGAAGGGTTGACGAAAAATTCCCCTGTCGACGAAGGCCGGACACCTCTGACACGTCAAGTGCCCGCGATGACGCGTCAAGCGTCTGGCAGGGATTCAAAAATGCGTGTGATTGCATTGGGGCGCGCCTCGAGCGCGCTGGCATGCCTTCTGCTTCGAGCGCGGCACCACCCTCAACGGAGGAATCTCATATGAAGGTCGTGCAGCCCATCAATCCAGGCGGGAGCTACAACATCATCCAGACGGTCTACCGCCTCTCGCGGTTCTCCGGCCTGGGGGATGGAATCGAGGACACGGCCTCCAACATCGCGCTCAAGCTGGGGCCCATCATCGACGGCGCGTTGACGCAGAATGCGCAGCAATTGGGCACGTGGACGCGGGTATGGGGCCCTTGTGTCTATCAAACGGACAAGGACTGCTCGGGGAAGGGGCGCGTGTCGAAGGTGGCCGACAACGTCATGTACGTGGCCTACAACAAGCAGGCGGACTGCTACGTCGTGGCGATTGCTGGCACCAACGGGAACCAGGACACGGCGCACAACTGGTACGACACGGACTGCCTGGACAACAACGTCTCGGTCACGGTGCCCTACCCGATGGGCATCACCCCGACGAACAGCACCAACCCCAGTCGCTCCAACATCGGGAATGTCTCGCAGGGGGCGGCCTGGGGGACCACGAATCTGCTGAACATGCTGGACCCTGGGACGAATCAGTCGCTGCAGAGCTTCCTGGGGACGAAGGAGTCGTCCACGTCGACGCTGGTCTTCACCGGGCACAGCCTGGGAGGCTCGCTCTGCCCGACGTTGGCTCGCTGGCTCTATCCGAGCATCTTCGACATCAAGCGGTGGAGCGATGTCTTCGTGCTGCCGACGGCCGCTCCGACGACGGGAGACCAGGGGTTCGTCAACTACTTCGGCGGGCTCTTCGTGCCGACGTACATCACCGGCATCCCGAACTATGGCTACTGGAACCAGGTCATCACGAACGTGTACGACGTGGTGCCGCATGGCTGGACCAACCTGATGAACGTCCAGCCGCCCAGCGTGCAGAACGACGTCGTGTGGGACTACGTCAAGAACACGTCCATCCAGACGCTCTACGGCCCGCTCTCGGGCCCCTTCGGGCTCGACGCCAACCTCGCCTATGGGACCATCCACCCGCTGTACGAGCGGGTTCCGACCCCGAATCCCTACGTCAGGCTGCCTTCGCAGTTCTTCATGCCGTCGCCGCTGCCCGCCC
This genomic stretch from Myxococcus fulvus harbors:
- a CDS encoding glycoside hydrolase family 16 protein, with the protein product MFSLAYLAACQGTPSEEGNGVETGETVTSALVSSSLSPTRDEAMSGIWAGGGSAPIHGLMDDGVSFAASDRGGSFARSAPARASSSLTLGYQDSAVPGGASNVVVNYDGWAINGGTGTLRVKLYEGATLLGTGPLHVLGTTPGNFSDTFANLDVADAGLLRTELLFENSAAAGSLVSSIIWLDVTGRASPVTTLECPAGFTRELFRDDFDGSALDATKWDVIQGNNNPSGGAFTQLTKMLRANVKVEGGRLKVSSKRHCVDPYPNITPENPARCAGTNYYSGAWLKGKGTFAPGKGLMAFHAKMPPPMPGTFPALWARNSFGDARYGELDLIETWWDSPKGTANDPNRFSATTHVGSSPMIHTSNNEVGPFANLVTASHVWEVEWDAGATPAVARYYYRDSLGSTRILVRTATYQTSGFNGRVTDAAFRTALADGWRPYIDFAVQPEGTWNVGPDTAAVYDPQDLEVDSVIICAP
- a CDS encoding alpha/beta fold hydrolase — encoded protein: MKSAFKGEQAKAVLSRWHERFRGRLRVPTESRMVKTRLGDTHVLVGGPEGGPEVVVLHGALASSAHVLHELAPLMERFRLHAVDVVGQSVKSADVRPSVSNNAYGEWLRDVLDGLSLQRPHVVGVSWGGFVSIRLAACAPERIDRLVLLFPAGVVNGSHWEGLTKVALPMMLYRMSPTERRLKAFVRHLLTTTDDDWAPFLGDAVRACNMDMRVPALATPEELTRLTSPTLVLAGDGDVSFPGAKLLARARVLFPTLADQELIEDCRHCPPTTDAFRQWLAVRIGDFLRASRPVKG
- a CDS encoding lipase family protein; protein product: MKVVQPINPGGSYNIIQTVYRLSRFSGLGDGIEDTASNIALKLGPIIDGALTQNAQQLGTWTRVWGPCVYQTDKDCSGKGRVSKVADNVMYVAYNKQADCYVVAIAGTNGNQDTAHNWYDTDCLDNNVSVTVPYPMGITPTNSTNPSRSNIGNVSQGAAWGTTNLLNMLDPGTNQSLQSFLGTKESSTSTLVFTGHSLGGSLCPTLARWLYPSIFDIKRWSDVFVLPTAAPTTGDQGFVNYFGGLFVPTYITGIPNYGYWNQVITNVYDVVPHGWTNLMNVQPPSVQNDVVWDYVKNTSIQTLYGPLSGPFGLDANLAYGTIHPLYERVPTPNPYVRLPSQFFMPSPLPAPPSDFADFMTTVGQQHIDAYDAFFGVPATVARPKVSLLSASPGAGTKEGSAPTRNIA